DNA from Sceloporus undulatus isolate JIND9_A2432 ecotype Alabama unplaced genomic scaffold, SceUnd_v1.1 scaffold_2536, whole genome shotgun sequence:
CCTCCAGCCCGCCCTCTGCACTGCTTTGCTGGAGGCCATGAGGAAGGAATCCTCAACTGCAATGAAAAAGAAACCATGGGGTTCCTGAACAACCGCTTGAGCAACTACCTGGATAGAGTGCGCTGCCTGGAACAGGAGAATGCTGAGCTGGATGCCAAGATCCGAGAATGGTATGAGTGTGAGAATTCTTACGTATGCACTGACTTCAAGCCATTCTACTGCACCATCGATGAGCTCCAGCAGCAGGTAATTAATGAGTTGTGATCTAGACAAAGCTGATAGAGAGACACTCTGCTCCATCTCTCATTAAGATAAACAATTTCTCCTAACGATGAAAAATGGGGGATTTAGCACAAGCAAGAGGATGTATACCATATTTAAACTGTGGCCAGGATGTGGTGATGACCACCAAGTTGGATGGTTTTAAATGgggattagaaaaaaaaatcaaggaggaTAAGACTATAAGTCATTTCACCTATATGTCATCTCCTGTTTAAGAGGAATGCTTCTTGTGAACACTAGTTGCAAGGGACGATGGGTGGAATAGTGCTACTGAATCCACACCCTGTCTGTGACCTTCCCTCAGATATCTTGGACGTTGTGGGAAGAAGATGCTAGACTAGAGTGGTCATCAGTCAGATCCAACATAACTGGATGTTCTCATGTGATCTTCCATAATCTGCATATCCaacaaaaacatggaaaaattatgaggttttttgttatttgtccagatgaggaaggaaaagaggggagTTTTGGGAAATACAAGAAAAAATGAAGAATATTTATTCAGATTGTTATTGAACTGAGTCTTCCAAGGCATAGCCTTGGGTTCATATCATATATACTAATATAATAATTAGTATGGTGCTTAGACAAAAAATTATTCAAGGTCATTTTGCTTAAAGAGTTTTTACATAAAGATTCATAAAAAAATGGTGTAATATTAAATCcctaggaaaaaacaaaacaatcattcTGTAAAGTAAGGTTCCAGATGTCTGTTCCAAAGAATACTTTGAATGCACTGCTATGTGCATTTGTAACATAAGGTTCTAAATGCCTAAAAGGGGATAGtatatcactcagcattttaaaccagctctaGCCTcttgggctggagctgggatgcaggatggatGCAGGGATTATTGTACACTAAATCACTGACAAATTGCccgccaccatcagcccaggtccaactGTGCTCCGCCAGCACGTTTTAGAAGTAGGAaagctttccggcttctaaaaTGTGCTGGCAGAGCGTGGCTGGGACCtagcttggacctgggctgatgccAAGCGGGTGCTTTGGTGAcaatttagtgtgcgataatccccacctccatcccacgtACTGTGGGAGGCTGGagccggtttaaaatgctgagcaataaactccttagtgtaTGGCATTATCACTCCTTGGGCTGGACAGCATTTAATATTTGATTTTTGTTTACAGCTTTGTATTTTCATTCTTAATCATACTGCACACATGAAAAGGCAATTTGGAACTGAGAATAGCTTTTATTCCTACATTTGGTGATATAGCTGCTGTTTATACATGGCTGAAAAAATTATTTATACTTTCCACTCTTTTTAATGGCCATTTGAACAGGTCTATAGTAAAGCAAATCAAAGGATATGATTTTATCGGGCTTCAGTAAAGTTGCAAAGTTCTGCAACCCTCTGAGTTAACATTGACTACAATTGAACTTGTCATTATTAATTGCAACTTTCCCTccaatactcccccccccccccccccgctttctctctctcatacacacataagTTGAAGACATTTTTCACATATTCGATTTGTCGTGGTATAAAGCTAAGGAATGCTACAGTGGTTTCATAAATATGAAACTTGCTGCATTATTCTTCTCTCAACTAAGCCCAGGTCTCACTTTCCATTGCCATAAAAAGAGCAAACACATATACTGTCAGTGTGGAAGCTTATTTGCTTCTTgggatggtttgagcattggactatgactctggagaccagggtttgagtcccctctcagccatgaaaatccactagtgaccttggacaagtcacactctctcagcatcagaggatggcaatggcaactccacTCTgctgaaacttgccaagaaaacccaatgatagctccaccttagggttatcataaattggaaattatttgagggcaaacaacacacacacacacacacacttgcatttCTTCCCATGTTTCATGCAGGCCATCCAATGTTTGGGCTGGTTTCTATGTTTTACCTTTTGAAATACTACCTGCATGTTTACTGATTTAAATATTTGCTTTGCCCCTTCAAAAAATAATCAAGCAGAacccatttttaaattttgaagaaCTGCTCTGAGAATACAGAAAGCTACATTTAAATGTTGAAAATGTATCTGAGgggcaagaaaagaaagaattacaTCGTTGGTTGTGACAAATCAGTACTGAGCATAGCCTATTCAACTGAATGTACCTTAGAGGAGAAGATGTTACATTTGACTAAAAGGTGTGAGTGTGCTTCCAAAGTTCACACTCTCAATGGGCAATCAGATATCTGATTTATAGCATTCCATTTCATCTGTGTCTTCTCCAACTTCATCCACATGTGTGGGTTAAAATCATGAGattttgatattttgtttttcagatttgcTGTACTAAGGCTGACAATGCAAAATTGTGCCTGGATATCGACAACCTCAAAATGGCTTCTGATGACTATTCTACCAAGTAAGATTGTTTTTATGGTATAGCAAGCTTTCTCATTTTCAGACAGTTCCATCTTGTAGATAACTTCCTCTGTGGTTCTCAGGTTAAGAGCAGGGTTTCACCAACAGGAGTGTTATAGTAACTGGATGCTGGTAGTACTGGCCTCCAGTCACCCAACATTCCCAAAATAAATGACTCTTAGGAAATGTTGTTATTTGTTCTAGTAATCTCCAGTACATTCTGAAATGTGAGCTATTCTGTTGAGAGATATCTGGTACTGTCAAAAAGCAGATGTCACATTGCACACAAAAAGATGGCTCTTAAAAGTGCATGCCAATTAAAATTTCACATGGCAGTCttcttatttaaatatatttttcctgcATGTAGCTAT
Protein-coding regions in this window:
- the LOC121917987 gene encoding keratin, type I cuticular Ha6-like, with product EGILNCNEKETMGFLNNRLSNYLDRVRCLEQENAELDAKIREWYECENSYVCTDFKPFYCTIDELQQQICCTKADNAKLCLDIDNLKMASDDYSTKYEYELNMRQRDECDIGGLRKCLDNLTLCRADLEAQLESLTEEMMCLKKNHEE